AAATTATTGGAATCCGGGGCATAATCACACAGCATTGAGTTATCAGAGGCACAACCGCCAGATCATTCAAATTGGATGCAAGGAAACGAGACATTTGACGCTTCGTGGTAGTCATAACGATCTCACTAGAGGATTGAGGCTGCTTACTTGTGAAAGGTGTCATATCAGGGCGCGTCGGCATAATAAGACCTGTCAAACCGTTGTTTGGATCTAGTATTTGTCTAACAGGAGTATTCAAAAAATGATGACTTTGTTAGAAATGATAGAAGCTGGGTAGGAACTGTATGTATATGTTGTCTATGTGGTTTTACTATTTGGTGTCTGGACATTAACCAATCGAGCGTTAGAATAATCTCAACAATCTATGACTTTCTACCGAAACAATGGGTATGCTAAGAAGAATCCTGTCCCTATTACTGATCCCCTTTGTGTTACTGACCCAGTCAGTTTCATTCGGGCATTCGCATGCAGGTAACCAGCCTGCAGGGCATGATTTGCGCGTTCATTTTCATGTCAGCTCACCTGAGGCTGACGAACAGCATGGGCATTCGCATGCACATGGGACTCACTCTCATGAACATGAGGGGCACTCTCATACGGATCATGACAAGCCTGATTCTTCTCAGGTCGAATTTCCCTTTGACCATGATTCTTCTGCCATCTACCTCAACAGTACGGACCTGACATCGAGTTCGCGTTCACTGCTGGAAACAGAACTGTTGTTGTCCTTTCACTGGAATGCGATCGAAGCCGATGCGCTGGCCTGCTCATTATCGGCGGCTACTCCTGAATGGAGCAGGCAGGATTGCGCACCTCCCGGGGCCGAATCCCCGCTCTTTCTCCGCCATCACGCATTCCTGATCTAAGCGTGCGCTTTTCTTGCAGGCAGTCTCTGAACTGACATGCTGCTGCACTGCTTTCTCTCTTGGCGTCGAAGAAAATTTTATTGCATGCTGGTACTGATTTTCCAGCGAAGCTGCGAATCGTTCATCAAGCTTTGTGTCCATGGGATGGTCAGAATGCGTTTTTTCTGATCACGGCGGAGCTGATGAGTTGGATTATCAAGATCCCGATTTTCGGTATTTAAAGGGACCGTTATGAAGATACTTCTTCAATCGTTGAAGCCTGTTCTGGGAATCACAATCTTTGTTTTGATTGCTGCCGGTTTTATCTTGCGCGATCACTGGTTGCCGCTGCTGGAGCCAAATCAGGCTGGTCAATCGAAAAATCTGGCCGCTGCATCAAAAAAAGCAGAGGGCAAAAAAAAAACAGATCAGCAAAAGATCGTCCTCTCAGACCAGGCAATTGCCAATCTAGAGTTGAAAGTGAAATCAATTTTTCCCGAGACCTATTGGAAAACGCTCCAGGTCCCGGGGATGATCGTGGATCGTCCAGGACGCAGTGACCAGAGTGTGATTTCACCCATCGATGGGGTCGTAGAGAAAATGAACTACTTTCCGGGCGATACGGTTCGACCGGGTGATGTGCTCTACACGATTCGTATTCTCAGTGAAACTTTGCTGCAGACTCAGACCAATCTGTTCAAAGATACCCAGAATCTCGTGCTGGCGGAGAGAAAGAGAAAACGCCTGGAATCCTCCAGGGGCGCGATTCCTGAATCCCGGATCATCGAGGCGGCCAATGATATCACCCGCTTGAAAGTGGCCATCAAGGGCTACCAGCAGGAACTGCGCAGTCGGGGGTTCAGCCAGCAGCAGTTGCAGGAAATTGCCAGCGGTAATTTTATTCAGGATCTGGATATCCTGGTTCCCGATCGCATGTCAAAATCCAAGCCACTGGATGCGTCCGTTGTCATGAAAACATCAGGCAAAGAAGTCAAACTGAAAACACCTCCTACATTCGAGGTCCAGGAATGTGAGGTCGATCTGGGACAGCAGGTGAAAACGGGGCAGATGTTGTGCCTGCTGGCAAACCATCGTCTGCTGGCGATTGAAGGACGGGCCTTCCGGAACGAAACACAACTGCTGGAGCGCAACGTGAGAGAGGGCTGGCCGGTCGAAGTCGATTTTCAGGAGCACGCAGCGAGTGACTGGCCTGCTCACAATCAGGTTTTTCTGATTCACAAGCTGATGAATGTCATCGATCCCGTGAACCGTACTTTCGCCTTTCGTCTGCCATTAGAAAATCAGTCCCGTATTATAGAGCAGAATGGACAGATTCAGGTACTCTGGCGTTTTCGTCCCGGCCAGAAAGTGCGGCTGTTGATCCGGGTGGAAAAACTGGACAACGTGTTCGTGCTACCGGCTGATGCCGTTGCCCGTGAAGGGGCGGAAGCTTATGTCTTCATCCAGAATGTGAATACCTTCTACCGCAAACCGGTGCGTGTGCTGGAGCGAGATCGCCGCCATACGGTCATTGCCAATGATGGATCTCTGACTCCCGGTTCGTTTGTGGTTCAGGGATCTGCGGAG
This genomic interval from Gimesia alba contains the following:
- a CDS encoding efflux RND transporter periplasmic adaptor subunit, translating into MKILLQSLKPVLGITIFVLIAAGFILRDHWLPLLEPNQAGQSKNLAAASKKAEGKKKTDQQKIVLSDQAIANLELKVKSIFPETYWKTLQVPGMIVDRPGRSDQSVISPIDGVVEKMNYFPGDTVRPGDVLYTIRILSETLLQTQTNLFKDTQNLVLAERKRKRLESSRGAIPESRIIEAANDITRLKVAIKGYQQELRSRGFSQQQLQEIASGNFIQDLDILVPDRMSKSKPLDASVVMKTSGKEVKLKTPPTFEVQECEVDLGQQVKTGQMLCLLANHRLLAIEGRAFRNETQLLERNVREGWPVEVDFQEHAASDWPAHNQVFLIHKLMNVIDPVNRTFAFRLPLENQSRIIEQNGQIQVLWRFRPGQKVRLLIRVEKLDNVFVLPADAVAREGAEAYVFIQNVNTFYRKPVRVLERDRRHTVIANDGSLTPGSFVVQGSAEQLNRMLKSSSGDDLPEGYHIHADGSLHKNEDEGK